The following is a genomic window from Desmodus rotundus isolate HL8 unplaced genomic scaffold, HLdesRot8A.1 manual_scaffold_251, whole genome shotgun sequence.
AAATTTGacttgaaaaatacagaaataaaaatataatatcaaaGTCTGCAACTAACATACTACTTAGACAGAGACTTATAATATTGAATTCTTAtattagaaataaggaaaagtaTCAGATCAATAACCTAAGCTTACTATTTAAGAAactagagaaagaagagcaaaataaatccaatgtaagaagaagggagaaattaagaaagatcAAGGCAGAAATCAATGGAAATTGCAAACAGATAAACAGtaggaaaaaataagtttaaaaagttgtatctttgaaaagatcaataatatTGATAAATTTCTAGCAAGACTGACACATTaccaatatctgaaataaaacagAGCATGTCACTACAAAGACTGCAGAtgttaaaatggaactgccttttgacccagcaattccactgctgggattatactctaagagtcctggaacaccaattcaaaagaacctatgcaccccaatgttcatagtagcacaacttacaatagccaagtactggaaggaacctaagtgcccatcagcaaatgagtggatcaaaaaactatggtatatttacacaatggaattctatgcagaagagagaaagaaggagcttataccctttgcaacagcatggatggaactagagagcattatgctaagtgaaataagccaggcggtgagggacaaacaccatatgatctcacctttaaccggaacataatagaagaaaaaagcaaacaatataaccagagacattgaaattaagaacaatctaacaatacccagaggggagggggaaggggacagtggggagaagggttttcaggaactactataaaggacacatagacaaaaccaagggggagggtgaaagcaggggagggaggtgggtttggctggggtggggtaaaggggtagggagaaaatgcagccaactgtaattaacaacaataaaattaaaaactggatatccatatgcaagaaaaataaacctttatatAAACTTCACATCTTATACAAATGTTAACTCAAAAGGGATCACAGGTCTAAATGTAAagcataaaactttaaaatgagaaGATAGGATATAATCTTCATGACCTGGGGTCAGGCATGACACCCAAAACCTGATTAACAAAAGAAAGAGTGGActacaacaaaatttaaaacttttgtttcatgaaaaacactgttaagagaatgaaaagactatctaaaaattgggaggaaatattttcaaatcacttGTGATTTGAatgacaaaggacttgtatccagaatatacaaaaaacACTCAAAACTCAATGTTAAGAAAACAGATAGCCTAACTAAAAGATGGGTGgaaacttgaacagacacttcaccaaataGGATATATAGTTGATAAACCATCACACACACAGTTTTCAACTTTATCAGCCAACTGTGACAGGATATCACTACAAACAGAAATCtaattgctccacatcctcatcagcattaaTACTGTCTGTTTCGTCCTTACTGTAGaatgacaaaaatagaaaaatagagcaTACCAAGTGCTAATGAGAATGCAGAGCAACTAAAGCTCTCATATATTGCtattggaaatgtaaaatggtacaagcTGGAAAAGAGTTGGAAAGTTTCTCTAAAAGTTAAACAAGCATTTGTCATATAGCTCAGCAATCCCAAGTTAACTGAAAGCTTattttcacacaaaaacctgcataaGAATGTTTATAGTAGCTCCATTCATAATTGCCCAACCTACATGCTGactggataaactgtggtacatccatacaatggaatactattcagaaataaaaagggatgAAGGAGGAGGATTCTGAAGAGACCTGGAGGGCAAAAGTAAAACCAACCTTGGATAGAAATGACAAGGAAGTGGATTTTAGCCATAAGAAAGAGTAAGCACTAATTATAAACTCAAATGACAAAAAGATAATGATAATGTTGTTATAAGAAGTACAACAGGTGGGCTCTGTGCCTAACTGGGGATTCTGTGTCTTGTCCAAAGAGCATTGGAGCAGATCACGAGGTTCTAACAAATAGttaccaactggggacctgggccctCAGTTGTCAAATCGACAATTTTCAAGAGAAGTGAAGAACTTGTATTTTTGCATGATACCTCCTAATTTCAAAATGCTGGCAACAACCCCTTCAGGAAGAAGAGTCGTGGATAGGAGGGGAAGGACACTTGTCACTGTAGATTGTTTTATCATTTGGACCATGTGAACatattattcaaaaaaataaattaaaaaaattaggaaaatattggcaaacattaaaaaggaaattctaaacACTGTGCAGGCCAATTCAGCACATAGGTGAGCAGTATGCATGGTCATTACGAAGGAATAAGCCATCAAGCAGAGACAGTGAGCTTCCTGACACAGAAGGTAGTCTGATAACATCTGGGTGACTCTAGAATCTCATAGAAGGGATTCCTGCACTGAGTAGGAGGCTGCAAAAATTATCTGTACAAAAGATTCTAGGTTCTTAAGTCACAGAAAATTTCTTCTGTGGGTGCCAAGTGCAGCAGAGCACAATGGGAAATCACTTGTGAATGAAAAATAATCTTAGATTACAGTCAAGTAGGGTGAGGCTCCTGCCAGCCACAGCTGCACTCCGCACAGCAGCTCCTGCTCCTGGGACCTGGGCTGATCCACACAGGAAGAGCAGATGCTCATCTTTAGTGTTATTGTGAATTAGGGGAAAACTCCCCTTTACCCAAAATGACTGTCCCTGCATGTATGGGCCTGAAGTCTGACATTCATGTTGAACAAAATCTGTTCCCAAAATCCTTTTTCAAAAGGAACAATACTTGGGGTGGGGATGCGACTAAGTCTATTGTGCAATTTCCTAGATGAGGATCTAATAACACAATTAGCCACTAGCTCCTGCAGGTGATCAGTTTACAGACTGGATTTCCGTCCAGACTTGAAGCGGGGAAGGGGAGTCACTGGCAGGGAAGCAGTGGATGCTGGGTGGACATGGAGatgctggaggaggggagagttTGCTGAAGGTGAGCCCAGCCACTATAAAGGGTGGggtgaaagtaggtttatagttgtgaggacatgaaacatatatatatgcacatgcaaacacacacttTGCTTAGTttgcaaactaagcaaacaatttgCTTAGTTTGCAAACAATATAGCTATTCAATCAAACCATAGAACTTCAGCTCTGGAAATCCTCCCTATGGCCTCCCAGTCTGACAGCCTTCCTCCCACATGGatccccctccatccctcccgcctccctccccatTCCTGACACCTGGTAGAAACTATTAGGAAATTTAAAGCAAAACTAGGTGATCTCTAATATTCCACGGCACTTAGCCAGGTTTAATTATAGCTCCAATTGCTGCTGTTTACAATACCTGGCAGCCGTTGTGTCTGTAGGTTGTGAATGCTCAAGGTTTTCAGGTTGGTCACCGAAGCGATGTGCTGCTCATCTTCTAGGGTGAGGGGACAGGCTTCCACTGCGAGGGAATGAATGTTCTTACTGGTGCTGAGGACCAAACTGAGGCTTCCAGCCATGCCCGCACATCTCTTAATGGACAGTCTGAGGCTTGTAGCAGAGCTGAATATCTTTCCCAGATACTTGATATCTTGCTGATTTAACTTGCTGAAATCCCGGAGTGTGACCTCCAGAGTCTTGAATTCCTGCTTCCAATTGAAGAACAAAGACACAGCCCTTCTGGGAATGTAGGTTCCAGAGGACTCTTCCTTGTGGGTCTTTCTCATGTCCTCTGTGGTCTTGTCCCACGAAGTCGTGGCTCCCCCATAGAAGTCCAATTTAATGAAGTCCAGAGCACTCGCACAATTAGGCAAGTGTTCAAAGAAGTCAAATAAGTAATCAGGAATGTTCTCTGAGTTGATATATAAGCTTTTACCGTTAAAGAAAGCTTCAAATTCTTCACTCAGGTCTGATTTGGATATACTCTCATGAAATAAATTGATGCCACACTCTGTAAAGGAATTGATGTTTATGGCTTTCCAAATTTCTTGCACAGTAGTGTTTTTCACATTTTGCATAGATTCCTGCCTCCAGAGAGGCCTCTTGGTGACGGAGAGCCCACGGAGGCTGCCGTGGTGGTGTACAGCTGCAAGGTGTTTCAGAACAGTCCTGGTGGCTTCGGCAGACGAGCCACATGTGTACAGAAGCAGGTTACTATACTTGGATGTAATGTCTGAAATGAAAACCATTTTCTGCAAATGACTGTTCCCCTTGGTCACCTCCTCTGGCTCCTGAGACACCAATAAGCTACTGAGTCTGCGTCCTGCTACATACTCCTGGAATGATTTATGAAAGAATTTATACATTGGCTTGAACCGCTGAGCTGTGTATTTGCAGAGGAGTCCAGTTGTCAGTAGGACGTCCTCGTTCACACTGGACACGTCCTCCAGTTCAAAATCAAACCTGTGGTTGAACACGCCCTCCAGAGCTAGGTCTCCACAGTGGTTCAGGCTCCGAGTGAAGTCATTTGCAGCGATCCCTTTGCGTTTGTGCCTGCTTTTATGTATCAGCAGGTCATAGAAGGTACAGAACAGCGTTGTTTGTGTGTGAGAGTGGAACTCACTTTCCCCCATCTGGATTACACAAGTGATGACCACGAAGAGTGGGGTCTTCATCAGATTCCTCAAGCACCTGGATTTCTGAATTTGGAGCACTAAGCCTTCCGCAAGCTCCGCTATCAGCACCTCCCGGATGAGAGCCTGGGCACTCGCCTCCGTCATATCCCCCACCTCGGCAATCAGGGCACCAAACTGCCTGATGTGCCTCAGGCACTCCGTGGTGGTGGTGACCATGACCATATTCTTGAAGCGGTGGTTTTCCTTTATCAGGGCTTCGATCTCGGGGCAGTTCTGGGCCTTGAATTCATTGTAGCCAtcaaggagaaaaagaacccTCTGGCGTAGCTTCAGCAGCATGGCCATGAAAGTCTGCTTTCTGATTGTGTCAGGTATATCCAAGAGCTGATCACACAGGGTTTCAAAGAGTCCACCCTGGGCCCTGCTCAGACGGAGAAAGAAGACTAATTTGAACTTGGTAAGAGCCCTGCACTCTCCAGAGGCCCAGAGCATGGCGATTCGCTGCAGCAGGGTGGACTTCCCTTTGCCTGATTCCCCTTCAATGATGCAGGGGCTCTGCAGAGTGTCCAGCAGACCACACAGAGTCAGCGGCTCCAGACGGTGATGGTGTTGGTCCTTCCTCCACAGAACAGGTTCGGTGaaggttctttttaaattaaaaataatgtcaatATCTTCACCCAGGGGATAGAAGTTTAGAAAAGGTGGGGAATGGtataaatcttttaaattctGAACCAAATCATCTAAGTCTTCTTCTGACATCTGATGAAAAAGACCTGTTAGGGAAGAGGTGAGATTAAAGAGGACCCCGTTCTGTGTCACCCCAGAACCTAGAGTTCAGGACAATGAAGGGGAGTGGCGCCAAGAATCTCCCATTGGTGATTTTAATTTCCTTCCCCAGTTCTCGCTAACACAAGGGATTCCAAATACTTACTCCTGCTTTTCCCTGtcaccctttccccttcctccccttttgcCTGCcgtttccttctttccaccatccgATCTTGTAGCGGCTGATTGGGAATGGGAGGAGCCTGTGTTTCAGTTAAGAAAAGTGCATGAGAATAATGGGGAGATGGCTGAGAATGACAGCTAGGAGTAACTTTCAAGCAGATCAAACCTTAACTTTGATTAAAATCTGTCATGAAATAATTGaccaatttaaagaaataacaactAAATGAACAGTTCATGAAAAGCAGTCATGCTTCTGCAGTCAGCAGCCTCTCTTTACCACAGTGCTTGGGTCACGGACTAGGCCATCAGCCGGGCCCCTCATCGGACTAAGGAATGTTAAGAACCACTCCTGCGTGGACTTGTTAGGTGCCTTCATTGTCCAGTTTGACTCTGAGGCGAGGCTAATCTAAACCATCTATTCCCTGACCCTGGAGTTACCTGTTGGCTTCACCATCAAGCCATCTAATGGGAGGTTTCTTCTGAGAATGCCTGAGCTTTTCCGGACCATGGGCAAAGTCCGCCTCCCGGTGATACgaagagggaggagagcagaagCTCTGTCCTGAGCATTAGGGACCTTCGTCATGGTTTCGTCTATTGGTGGAACGTATACAAGCAAATCGATACTTACTTTGTCCATTCAAGTCCTGAAACAGAGGGTAGTTCCACTTTTCAAGGGATTTAACAAAGAGGTCACAGGCTTCTGAACCCTTCTTCAAAATCATGTGAACGATCCCTCTTGCAGCGTCCTGCTCAACCTTCTCGCAGCAAATggtgtttatttcttcaaaattcagAACATTCCACACAAAGAGCTCATCTACAACTTGCTTTATAACAGTCATTCCCATCCTTTGAATGAGAGCTTGACTGTTCTCCTTAATGAAATTCACTGAGGAGATGaggaaatacatacatatttattcacGTATATAAAACATGAGTGTCGTGTTGCCAGAGCATTAGGGTCacaaattttttccattaaagccATCTTGAGTTACAGAGATGGCAAATGCTTGAATTCCAGGCCTTCAAGCAAAGCTCTGCAAAGCCCTTTATCCCTAACCCCTTGGTGAGCAATATGGTTTTTCTTTGGTAATGAAGTAAGGTGAACAATCTTATTCCCCAGTATAAGAAGGTCCACAGTGAAGTCACGGTGGGCATTAGAGTAACGAGACTGGCCTAGGATCCGCCTGTTGGTACCATCTGTGTAACCTGGGCAAGTTGCTAAGCCTCTTTGAGGCCACTTCAGTACCGTGCTGCTAAATGTTGCACACACTGGCCCTCTGCGGGGGGAAGGCCCTAATTTGTAGCACTTAAAAGCCCCCATGTTATAAATGTTCtcaccatggctgatttcaagttAATCATGTATGTCAACTGGGTAACAAAAGTCATGAAAATTCAACACTGACGTCTCACAAAACAGTAAGAACCAGCTCCAGTACAGCACTGGTTCCTTACCTGTACAGTGGTGTTGGGAACAGTTATTTAACTTACGAAGTTGTTACGAGAATTCATGTGCGGTATCTCATACAAAGTAATAGTTCAAGACATATTAGCACTATTTTTAGGCATTATTCAGCAGTTACCACTCAAAGGAGTagcatattttttttgtttatttgcttttagaaagggggaagggaaggacaaagatcAATGTGTAGAGATACAGTgatcgattgcctctcatgtaccccaaCTAGGGACCCGGTCCACAacccttgcatgtgccctgactgggaatccaactggtaaccttttggatCGCAGGATGGTGCttaatccgctgagccacaccagccagggcaagagtagCATATTTTGTCTCCCATAGAATTTGGTCTTTTCTGAAGAAGATTGCTGCAAAACAGTTGTCTGTATCCATTTTAAGTACTCTCACCTCTTGTAGTGCCTGGGGAAGCCATGGCATTTCAGTGACTGGCTCTCCAAGTTCTACCTCTCAACCCTGACCACACCGTACCCAGGGAGTCTGTGACAGCGCAGTGGAATATCTGCCTGGTCTTTCACTCTGAGACACTATCTGCACTTGTTTTCGCCCTGAGCTAGGCTGCTCCTGGTTTTCAAATCTTTCTTGACTCATCCAAGTGAATGTGCTCCTCCCAAAGGACCTGAAGCCTCTCTGgtccgcaggccagcactcaatccactgaaccacaccagccagggcacctctcTGGTCTAAAATGCACCATCAGACACTCCGACCCTGAATATCACACCCCagcttgtctttctctctgtccaaATCTCTCCTACTAACCCCAGCGGGAATGTTACCACATCCCTGTCTACATCCTGTCAGCGAGTCTCATCCCTCTCCCTCTGAGCTCTCATCCTTCGTACAGGAATGACTTCTAAGTCTGGATCTGGTTACAACcttcattttacagctgaagaaatgTCACCTCAGGAAGGCCTAGAGACCTCCACAAGGTCACAAGACTAGCCTTTTTGAGGCTACctttcttcagctgtaaaattAAGACATTGACTTTACTACATAAAAGGTTCATGAAAAATATTGAATGAAGtcacatatattaaaatgttttaaaacatgaaaagtatACTGCTATATAACTGTAAGATGTTCTTTTTACTAACCATGGTGTATCTTCTCGTGTGTGGACTACCAATTCCTCTCTTATTAAGTAGTTAGGTGAAAACAGTGCTGCTGGTTcaatcattcattctttcattcattatttattctaATCAGAATATCTCTTTGTCTATACCAGCACTGTACAGTAGAATATTCTGAGATGATAAACATGCTCTATATTTCTGCCATCCAATAGAGTAGGCATTAGCCACACATGgcttactgagcacttaaaatgtggctagtATGCCTGTgcaactgaattttaaatgttatttaatttttatttatttaaattcatattttgtcctggctggtgtggctcagtggattgagtgccaacctgcaaaccaaagggtcactggttcgattcccagtcagggcacatgcgtgggttgcagggcAGGACCCAacgtagggggcacgtgagaggaaaccacacattgatgtttctctccctctctctccttcccttcccctctctctaaaaataaataaataaaatctttaaaaaaaatcatatttcaatAGACACATGGCTAGTGGCCATTACATTGGACAGCACAGGTCTATACCCAGTAATCAAAGAGTTACATTTTGGTTGCCATTTAGACTACACCATGTTGCTTCACAAAGCACTTGATAGGTATAACTCTGCTGTCTGGCTGGGAGGAAATGGCTAATAGGTGATGGCAGGGgaccaatattttaaaacatacaccTCATAGCTCTTTGTGTAAGTCCTATCTTACCTATGGTCCTGCCTTTTATCATCGGCTGCCATGTTTATAACTGAATTCTCAAAATGACAGAAGAATATTTATTGGGAATTCTACATATAACTGGTCAGGGGAATGCATGAGTTGATTTTCCATTCAGTATCATAAACATTTGGTAGCATACTATATAACCAGACAGATTTTATTTCTAACATACTTACTTGTTCTGAATAAAAGTTTTCCACCCTTCTATAGCTGAATAGATGGTATTATCTCCAAATGGACAGGTCAAAGATGATCCTAATATTGGCTTCTTCTTTCTGTAAAACTGCTCCTCATTCTGTAAAACTAACAAACAGAATGAGAAACTATCAGGCAACAACCACGGTCACTTttgtattaattctttttttatttgtttccacaCACAGGAAGGACACAATATACATAATAGTCAACCtgtggggttttttaattttcttttttttatttattgattttagaaagagagaggaagaggagagagagagtgagagcgaGATGAATGTCTATTTGTGGTTCCATTTATCTATGCGCTTATTGGTTGACcatggtatgtgccctgaccggggatggcaCCCTCAACTTTGGTgaatggggatgatgctctaaccaactgggctactgGGCCAAgggtaaaatgtatttcttattgtGAGTTGAGGTCAATAAAAGTTTGAAGGTCGGTGTTCTAGGGTAACCCAGAGAAGGAATATTTAATTCTGCCTTGAAGTGACTTTTGCATTGTTCTTGGAGGAAATCAAAGCTTGTCAGGCAGTAAAGGGTAATGCTGTTTCTAGGCAGAGGTAGGAGCCATGGGGAAGGAGCTTGAAAACCAAGACTGGGACAGCACATGAGGCCTACTTGGGTGTCAGGATTGAGTTCAAACACCAGTTCTATCTCTGACAAGTTGGGAGTCTTTGCCTCATACACAGAAAGTACTCAGTAAACAGCAcgtactatagttttttttttcctttctttctacttcCCCTAAAAAGGAGTGTTTGAGAAGGAATCATTGCTCCACTGACTGGGTCAGAGTttaagaaagaacagagaaaagaggaagaagatagAGGAAGGATGTAAGTTCCTCATATTCACTTGTGAACAGAATAAACTAGTCCTGGAGTTGGCCATGCAGTCACTGTGTCCActaaaataatcaattaaaatTGCTACCTGTACCATCAGGCAGGAATCTCAGCCAATTCTCAAAATTCATATTCATTTTGGCTACAGGTAGTATTTTTCCTACTCACAGAAAGTCTATGACCAGATCAGAGAACTAagtcaaaaaaaattaactagttATTAATTGTTCTTGAGAATAGAATCAACCCATAGTCTGAATGTAGTCCACTCTCAGTTCCTCACTGGTGCAAAGGACAGGGCTGTGACGAGTTTGCTCCCCTGGATTATGGCTGTGGCTCTGAACACCCCACCCCTTAACCAAGCTGTTCAGTGAATAATTGAATTGCATGGAAGAAGTCCTTTTCCTACATTTGTACTGTGGAAAATAACATTTAGAACTATAATAATTCtaaatatggacattttattcCAAACGTTTACATGTGCTGCTTAGAGAACTGACATTTCTCAGGAGCTATATAACCCACATCTATGGATTCATCCCACAACTTATGGatgaaaatgagggaaaagtCATATATAATAGGAACAGAGAGGCAGCACACAGAAGTGTGGCTGAGCCTTGACATTACAGTCCTGAATTCAAATCCTCACTCTGCAGTGTATTAAATGGGTACCTTTCCCTTACAGAATCTTGCTTTCTTTATCTGAGATGCTGACATGAATATCGCCCCTCTCCTCAGACTGTTGTGAGTGTTAAATGGGAAAGTGGTTGGGATGGAGATGGCCGGTCCGTGCTATCTACATTCCTTTTTAGTAAAAAGGCTCTAAGCTAGAATGTTCTTAGATTTCCAACAGTCTCCAGAAATCTCATACATTATTGTTAATATTAGTGTTGGGGGTGGAACTGTGGTTCCCCCAAATCTGCCGAAGCCCTAACTCCCTCAGTTAGTGGCTGCACGTGGGGCTATGACCTTGAAGAGGTAAGTAGGTTAAAATGAGGCTATTAGGGTGAGCCCTCTTGCAATCTGCCTGCTGTCCTTAACAAGACCCTGAGATCTGTACACACAGAGACCCAGAGGCGCAAGCTCAGAGGAGAGACAGAGCGAAGGCAGACGTCTGCAAGCCGAGGACAGAGGCCTCGGGAGAAACCAAACCAGTCGGCACTTTGATCACCAGTCTGTAgcattttgttacggcagcccgaGCAGACTAATGCAAAATTTAGTATTATAGAAGTGTGCTGAACTATTAAGAGAACAGGAGACCAACTGCAGTCTGTTTCTGTAGACCTGAACGTGCCAGTTAACCTCTCTT
Proteins encoded in this region:
- the NLRC4 gene encoding NLR family CARD domain-containing protein 4 isoform X1, with translation MNFIKENSQALIQRMGMTVIKQVVDELFVWNVLNFEEINTICCEKVEQDAARGIVHMILKKGSEACDLFVKSLEKWNYPLFQDLNGQSLFHQMSEEDLDDLVQNLKDLYHSPPFLNFYPLGEDIDIIFNLKRTFTEPVLWRKDQHHHRLEPLTLCGLLDTLQSPCIIEGESGKGKSTLLQRIAMLWASGECRALTKFKLVFFLRLSRAQGGLFETLCDQLLDIPDTIRKQTFMAMLLKLRQRVLFLLDGYNEFKAQNCPEIEALIKENHRFKNMVMVTTTTECLRHIRQFGALIAEVGDMTEASAQALIREVLIAELAEGLVLQIQKSRCLRNLMKTPLFVVITCVIQMGESEFHSHTQTTLFCTFYDLLIHKSRHKRKGIAANDFTRSLNHCGDLALEGVFNHRFDFELEDVSSVNEDVLLTTGLLCKYTAQRFKPMYKFFHKSFQEYVAGRRLSSLLVSQEPEEVTKGNSHLQKMVFISDITSKYSNLLLYTCGSSAEATRTVLKHLAAVHHHGSLRGLSVTKRPLWRQESMQNVKNTTVQEIWKAININSFTECGINLFHESISKSDLSEEFEAFFNGKSLYINSENIPDYLFDFFEHLPNCASALDFIKLDFYGGATTSWDKTTEDMRKTHKEESSGTYIPRRAVSLFFNWKQEFKTLEVTLRDFSKLNQQDIKYLGKIFSSATSLRLSIKRCAGMAGSLSLVLSTSKNIHSLAVEACPLTLEDEQHIASVTNLKTLSIHNLQTQRLPGGLTDSLGNLKNLVKLILDNIKMNEEDAIKLAEGLTNLKNMCLLHLTHLSDIGEGMDYIVKSLSAEPRDLEEIQLISCCLSANAVKTLAQNLHNLAKLSILDLSENHLEKDGNEALHELIDRLHVLEQLTVLRLPWWSDVRVCLTRLLEQLERAPQLVKLGLKNWRLADAEIRILGAFFEKNPLKNFQQLDLAGNCVSSDGWLTFLGVFENLKQLVFFDFSTERFLPDAALVRKLGHVLSKLTLLQEARLVGWQFDDDDVSVIKGAFKLVTD
- the NLRC4 gene encoding NLR family CARD domain-containing protein 4 isoform X2, with translation MGMTVIKQVVDELFVWNVLNFEEINTICCEKVEQDAARGIVHMILKKGSEACDLFVKSLEKWNYPLFQDLNGQSLFHQMSEEDLDDLVQNLKDLYHSPPFLNFYPLGEDIDIIFNLKRTFTEPVLWRKDQHHHRLEPLTLCGLLDTLQSPCIIEGESGKGKSTLLQRIAMLWASGECRALTKFKLVFFLRLSRAQGGLFETLCDQLLDIPDTIRKQTFMAMLLKLRQRVLFLLDGYNEFKAQNCPEIEALIKENHRFKNMVMVTTTTECLRHIRQFGALIAEVGDMTEASAQALIREVLIAELAEGLVLQIQKSRCLRNLMKTPLFVVITCVIQMGESEFHSHTQTTLFCTFYDLLIHKSRHKRKGIAANDFTRSLNHCGDLALEGVFNHRFDFELEDVSSVNEDVLLTTGLLCKYTAQRFKPMYKFFHKSFQEYVAGRRLSSLLVSQEPEEVTKGNSHLQKMVFISDITSKYSNLLLYTCGSSAEATRTVLKHLAAVHHHGSLRGLSVTKRPLWRQESMQNVKNTTVQEIWKAININSFTECGINLFHESISKSDLSEEFEAFFNGKSLYINSENIPDYLFDFFEHLPNCASALDFIKLDFYGGATTSWDKTTEDMRKTHKEESSGTYIPRRAVSLFFNWKQEFKTLEVTLRDFSKLNQQDIKYLGKIFSSATSLRLSIKRCAGMAGSLSLVLSTSKNIHSLAVEACPLTLEDEQHIASVTNLKTLSIHNLQTQRLPGGLTDSLGNLKNLVKLILDNIKMNEEDAIKLAEGLTNLKNMCLLHLTHLSDIGEGMDYIVKSLSAEPRDLEEIQLISCCLSANAVKTLAQNLHNLAKLSILDLSENHLEKDGNEALHELIDRLHVLEQLTVLRLPWWSDVRVCLTRLLEQLERAPQLVKLGLKNWRLADAEIRILGAFFEKNPLKNFQQLDLAGNCVSSDGWLTFLGVFENLKQLVFFDFSTERFLPDAALVRKLGHVLSKLTLLQEARLVGWQFDDDDVSVIKGAFKLVTD